GTTCTGGCGCCGGCATCGAGGCCGTGTCCAACGGCAGCTGCGACATCGGCCTGGCCTCCCGCGCACTGACCGATGACGAGAAGGCGGGCGGCTTGACTGAGACCATCGTGGCCCTGGACGGCATCGCCGTGATCGTCAACGCTGAGAACCCCGTCTCCGACCTGACCCTGGAGCAGATCGCCTCCATCTACACCGGCGCTGTCACCGATTGGTCTGAGTTCGGCAGCGACGCCGGCGCCATCGCCGTGATCGGCCGTGAGTCCGGCTCCGGTACCCGTGACGGCTTCGAGTCTATCACCGGCACTGAGGACCAGTGCGTGCTGGCCCAGGAGCTGAGCTCTACCGGCGCCGTGATCGAGGCGGTTCGTACCACCCCCGGCGCCATCGGCTATGCCTCCCTCTCCGCCGTGCAGGATCAGAAGGGCATCACGGTCCTGACTGTGGGCGGCGTGGCTCCCTCTGAGGCCACGGTCCTGGACGGCAGCTATGCCATTCAGCGTCCCTTCGTGTTCGCCACCCGCACCGATGAGGCCCTGTCGGACGCGGCCCAGGCCTTCTTCGACTTCGCCACCTCCACCGCCGCCAGCGACCTGATCGCCAACGCCGGCGCCGTGCCCGTGGCCCAGTAAGACAACGCTTGTTTTCCACCCTCATATATACGGTCAGCCGCCGTGCCCACCACTGGGGCGGCGGCCGTTCCGCTGAAATCTGGACGGACGCCTTGTCCGGGAACAAAGGAGAACCTTATGGAACATGAAATCGCGGGGCAGGCTGTGAAGGCCGCCATGGACGGCGCGCTGGTCGGCACCGCCGACAGGAAAAAGGAGCCCATGACCGGGAAAAAAGCCCTGAAGGCCATGGAGCGGGTGATGAATGCCCTCTTCTTTATCTGCGGCATGGTGGCTGTGGCGTTCGTGCTCCTCATCAGCATCTACCTTATCATCTCGGGCCTGCCGGCCATTCTGGAGATCGGGCCCATCAACTTCCTGTTCGGGACCCGCTGGTATGCCTCTACCGGAGACTTCGGCATCTTCGCCATCATCCTCACCTCCTTCGCGGGCACGGCGGGGGCCATTCTCGTGGGGGTGCCCATCGGCCTGATGACGGCCATTTTCCTGTCCAAGGTGGCGCCGCCTAAGTTTGCCGCCGTAGTTCATGCGGCAGTGGAACTGCTGGCCGGCATCCCCTCCGTGGTGTACGGCCTGGTGGGTATGATCCTGCTGGTGCCCGCCATCCGGGTGGCCTTTGACCTGCCCTCCGGCGCCACGCTCCTGGCGGCTATCATCGTGCTGGCGGTGATGATTCTGCCCTCTATCGTCTCCGTGTCGGAGACGGCGCTGCGCGCCGTGCCCCGGGAGTATGAGGAGGCGTCTCTGGCCCTGGGGGCCACCCATATCGAGACCGTGTTCCGCGTCAGCGTGCCCGCTGCCCGCAGCGGCATCGCCACCGCCATTGTGCTGGGCATCGGCCGGGCCATCGGTGAGGCCATGGCCATCATTATGGTGGCGGGCAATGTGGCCAATATGCCGGGCCTGCTGACGCCGGTGCGGTTTTTGACCACCGCCATTGCCTCGGAGATGTCCTACGCCTCCGTGGGCTCCCTCCACCGCAATGCCCTGTTCTCCATCGGCCTGGTGCTGTTCCTCTTCATCATGCTGATCAATGTGTTCCTCAACGTCTTTATCAAGCGGAAAAAGGAGGACTGACCGAACATGGAATCTCATACCCTGTCCCCCCGGCGCCAGCTGTACGACAAGGGCCTGCGGGTGGTGCTGTACTTCTGCGGCTTCCTCACCTGCGCGCTGCTGGTTCTGATCATCGGCTATATCTTCTACCGGGGCGTCCCATTCATCAGCTGGGAGCTGCTGTCTACCCAGTCCAGCTATATCAACGACACCATCGGTATCCTGCCCAATATCCTCAACACGCTCTATATCATCCTGCTGTCCATGGTGATCGTGCTGCCCCTGGGCGTGGGCGCCGCCATCTATCTGACGGAGTACGCCACCAACCGGCGTCTGGTGGCTGTCATCGAGTTCGCCACCGAGACCCTCACCGGCATCCCCTCCATCATCTTCGGCCTGGTGGGTATGCTGTTCTTCATCCAGATGATGGGATTGAAGACCGGTGTGCTGGCCGGCGGCCTGACCCTGGTGGTGATGATCCTGCCCACCATCGTCCGCACCACCCAGGAGAGCCTGAAGACCGTGCCGGACTCCTACCGGGAGGGCGCCCTGGCCATGGGCGCCGGTAAATGGCACATGGTCCGCACTGTGGTGCTGCCCAACGCGGTGGACGGCATCGTCACCGGCTGCATCCTGGCGGTGGGCCGCATTGTGGGCGAGAGCGCGGCGCTGCTGTACACCGCCGGCTTCGGCCTGGTGCTCAATAACTTTGTGACTGCGCTGGAATCCTCCTCCGCCACATTGACCGTGGCCCTGTATGTGTATGCCAGTGAGCGGGGCGAGACAGACATCGCCTTCGCCATCGCCACCATTTTGATGCTGCTGACGCTGGTCATCAACCTGTCCGCCAATCTGGTGGGCCGGAAGCTGAAGAAAAACTGACGAGGAGGATACGAAATGTCCACCATCATTCAAGTAAAGGACCTGAATCTGTGGTACGGGGCGCACCATGCCCTCCACGGTGTGAATATCGACATTCCGGAGCATGAGATCACCGCCCTGATCGGCCCCTCCGGCTGCGGAAAGTCCACCTTTCTGAAGACCCTGAACCGGATGAATGACCTGGTACCGGGCATCCGCATTGAGGGGGAGGTCAACTACGCCGGGCAGAACATCTACGCCCCCAATGTGGACACCACCTGGCTGCGCAAGCAGATCGGCATGGTGTTCCAGAAGGCCAATCCCTTCCCTATGAGCATCTATGACAACGTGGCCTACGGCCCCCGGACCCACGGCATCCGCTCCCGGGCCAAGCTGGACGAGATCGTGGAGAACTCTCTCCGCTCCGCCGCCATCTGGGACGAGGTGAAGGACCGGCTGAAGAAGAGTGCCCTGGGCCTCTCCGGCGGCCAGCAGCAGCGGCTGTGCATTGCCCGTGCCTTGGCAGTGGAGCCGGAGATCCTGCTGATGGATGAGTCCACCAGCGCCCTGGACCCCATCTCCACCTCCAAGATCGAAGACCTTGCAGTGGAACTGAAAAGCAAGTATACTGTCATCATGGTGACCCACAATATGCAGCAGGCCGCCCGTGTCTCCGACAACACGGCGTTTTTCCTGCTGGGGGATCTGGTGGAGTTCGGCAGGACGGAGACACTGTTCTCCACCCCCACGGACAAGCGCACAGAAGACTACATCACCGGCCGGTTCGGCTAAGGAGGGACGTAAGGTGAGAAACAGATTTGGCGAGCAGCTGGAGCGGCTGCACGTGGAAATGATCCAGATGGGCGCCCTGTGTGAGGATGCCATCTCTGCCGCGGCCCAGGCCCTGATGAAGGGTGACGAGGACCTGGCACGCGCCGCCGGGGAGGCGGAGCGGGAGATCGACCAGAAGGAGCGGGAGGTGGAGAACCTCTGCCTGAAGCTGCTGCTGCAGCAGCAGCCCGTGGCACGGGACCTGCGGGAGATCTCCTCTGCGCTGAAGATGATTTCCGATCTGGAACGGATCGGGGACCAGGCGGCGGACATCGCGGAGCTGACCCGGTTCGTGCGTCTGCCGGACGGCCCCGGCCGCCAGCGGATCGAGGAGATGTCCAAGGCCGTCATCCGGATGGTGACAGACAGTGTGGACTCCTTTGTAAAGCGGGATCTGGAGCTGGCCCGGGAGGTCTGCCGGGAAGACGACCAGGTGGACGACCTGTTCAACCAGGTGAAAAAGGAGCTGATCGGGCTGATCGCCGCAGACGCCGACTCCGGCGAGCTGTGGCTGGATCTCATCATGGTGGCCAAGTATCTGGAGCGGATCGGCGATCACGCCACCAACGTGGCGGAGTGGGTGGAGTACTCCATTACGGGGAATCACCCCTCCAACAACTGAGCGGCCTGCGCACAGGCGCGGCGCCGATATTGAAAAGGGGGAGGGGCCATGCTTACCTATGAGGATGTGAAAAACAATTCTGCGGTCCGGACCTATATCCAGAGGGCGGACGAGTCTCTGACCGCTCTGGGCTATACGGAGCACAGCTTTGCCCACGTGACGGCGGTGGCGGAAAACGCCGCCTATATCCTCTCCACCCTGGGGTATCCGGAGCGGACGGTGGAGCTGGCAAAGATCGCCGGGTTTCTTCACGACATCGGCAACCTGGTGAACCGGGTGGATCACTCCCAGTCCGGTGCGGTCATGGCCTTCCGCATTCTGGACAACATGGATTGTCCTCCGGAGGAGATCGCCACCATCGTCACCGCCATCGGCAACCACGACGAGGGCACCGGCATGCCGGTGAACGCCGTGGCGGCGGCACTGATCCTGGCGGACAAGTCCGACGTCCGCCGCAGCCGGGTCCGGAATCCGGATATGGCCAGCTTCGACATCCATGACCGGGTGAACTACTCGGTGAAGAAGTCCGTCCTGAAGATCAACGAGGAGCACACGCTCATCAAGCTGAAGCTGTCCGTGGACACGAAGTACGGCTCTGTCATGGACTATTTTGAGATCTTCATGGGCCGGATGCTCCTCTGTCGAAAGGCAGCGGAGAAGCTGGGCCTGCAGTTCAAGCTGATGATTAACGAGCAGCAGCTGATCTGACCGGCCGCCGGAGGGAGACACCCTCCGTCCCTCCAGCGGGGCGGAGAGATTGAATGGGGAGGGATATCTGTGATCTATCTGCTGGAGGATGACGACAGTATCCGGGATTTTGTGATCTATACATTGAACAGCCAGGGTATGGAGGCCAGGGGCTTTCCGCTGCCCTCCCTGTTCTGGCAGGCCGTGGGAGAGCAGATGCCTGCCCTGGTGCTGCTGGATATCATGCTGCCGGAGGAGGATGGACTCAGCGTCCTGAAAAAGCTCCGGGCCACGCCCCGCACGGCCAAGCTGCCGGTCATCATGCTGACGGCCAAGGGCACGGAGTACGACAAGGTGGTGGGTCTGGACGGCGGCGCCGATGACTATGTGGCCAAGCCCTTCGGCATGATGGAGCTGCTCTCCCGCATCCGGGCGCTGCTGCGGCGGACGGAGACGGAGAACGGCACCCTCCGCTGCGGCATTCTGGAGGTGGATCCGGGGCAGCACATCGTCCGGGTCCGGGGACAGGAGACCATCCTGACCCAGAAGGAGTTTGAAGTGCTGTGCCTGCTGCTGCGCAACCCCGGCCAGGTGCTTTCCCGGGAGCAGCTGATCGAGAACGTCTGGGGCTACGCCTTTACCGGCGAGAGCCGGACCGTGGACGTCCACGTGCGGACCCTCCGCCAGAAGCTGGGAGAGGCGGGCGTTTACATCGAGACGGTCCGGGGCTATGGCTACAAGATCAGCCCTGTGAACTGACAGGAGGGCTGGAGAGACATGACGAAACGGATCTTTCGCTCCATCCTGGGCGTGTCCCTGGCAGTGCTGCTGGCCAGCCTGGTGCTGATCGTGGGCGTGCTCCACGGTTATTTCCAGGATCGGGTCTCCGGTGAGCTGGAGAGTCTGGCAGAGTACATCGCCCATGGGGTAGAGGAGAATGGCACGGACTATCTCACAGAGGATCTGCCCGGCAGCTACCGGATTACCTGGGTGGATGCGGACGGCACCGTGCTCTTCGACAACCGGCAGGACCCGGAGGAGATGGGGAACCACGCCCAGCGGGAGGAGATCCGGGAGGCGCTGATCCTGGGGAAGGGACATGCGGTCCGCTATTCGGACACGCTTTCCCAGCAGACGCTGTATGCGGCCCAGCGGCTTGCTGACGGAACGGTGCTGCGGGTGTCCAGCGCCCAGTATTCCGTCTGGGTCCTGGTACTGCAGGCGCTGCAGCCGGTGGCGCTGATGATGCTGCTGGCCTTCATCCTGGCCATGGCGCTGGCTTCCCGGGTGGCGCGGCAGCTGGTGGAGCCCATCAACGCCATCGACCTCAATGACCCCGCCGGCAGCGAGACCTATGAGGAGCTGACGCCCCTGCTGTCCAAGCTCCGCAGCCAGCAGAGGCAGATCCAGCGGCAGATGCGGGATTTAAAGCGCCGGCAGGAGGAGTTCACCGCCATCACGGAGAACATGAGCGAGGGCTTCCTGGTGATCGACCAGGAGACGCGGGTGCTGACTTACAATTCCGCCGTGCTGCGGCTGCTCTACGCGCAGGTCCCCACAGAGGAGGGAGAGAGCGTCTACGCCCTGAACCGGGAGGCGGGCTTCCGCCGCTGCGTGGAGGAGGCTCTGGCCGGTCGGCGGTGTGAGCAGCTGCTGGAAAAGGACGATGATTGCCGCCAGATCATCGCCAGTCCTGTGGAACAGGACGGCCAGATCGCGGGTGCGGTGCTGGTGATCCTGGATGTGACGGAGAAGGAGCAGCGGGAGCGGCTGCGGCGGGAGTTCACCGCCAACGTCTCCCACGAGCTGAAGACGCCCTTGACCTCCATCCTGGGTACGGCGGAGATCCTGCAGAACGGTTTGGTGAAGCCGGAGGACGTCCCCCACTTCGCCGGGAACATCCACCGGGAGACGGAGCGGCTCATCGGGCTGGTGAACGACATCATCAAGCTGTCCCGCCTGGACGAGGGCGGCGGCCTGGGCCAGTGGGAGACCGTGGATCTGTACGAGGAGGCGCGAGCCGTCCTGGAGCAGCTGGCTCCGGCGGCCCAGCGGAAACAGGTGACCACCCGGCTCCAGGGCGGCGAGGCTCTGGTGCGGGGCGTACCCCAGATCGTGGAGGAGATCGTCTACAACCTCTGCGACAACGCCATCGCCTACAACCGGGCGAACGGCAGCGTCACCGTCACGGTGGAAAATACCGCCTTCGGCCCCCGGATCACGGTGGCGGACACCGGCATCGGCATTCCCCGGGAGGCCCAGGGCCGGGTATTCGAGCGGTTTTACCGGGTGGACAAGAGCCATTCCTCCGGCGGCACGGGACTGGGGCTCTCCATCGTCAAGCACGGGGCGGCCTATCTGGGTGCCCAGGTGGAGCTCCACAGCGAACCGGGCCACGGCAGCACCTTTACGCTTACCTTTCCGAAGGCGGGAGCATGAGGGGGGGCTTGCAATCCCGGCGGAAGTGTGCTAGGATAACCGGAGATTGATGAATGATTGGAGGGGTGTGAAGATGCGGATCTGACCTTCGTGTTTTGGCATAGAGGGTTGCTGCGGCGAAGACGCAGCGTCTTTTTCCATGCCATTGCAGGGAAGGCAGACCGCTGATCTCACCCAGGTATCGCACAGCCCCGGATGCGGGGTGAATGCCGTATGCCCGGCCGCGGGAGAGGTCTGCTCTCCCGCGGCCGTTTTTTGCTGCGCAAAAGCACGGCGAATCGGAAATGACGGATGAGACGCTCATGTGCGCGGCATTTGCCGAAGTCTGCGGTGCGCCAGACCGCACATGAGGGTCTGCGCAAAGGAGGAATGCGATATGTCCATGATCGACGTCTCGAATCTGACATTTGGATACGAGGGCAGTCCGGAGCTCATCTTTGACCATGTGGGCTTTCAGATCGATAGCGGCTGGAAATTGGGCTTTACCGGGCGGAACGGCCGGGGAAAGACCACCTTCCTGCGGCTGCTCCAGGGGGAGTACCCGTACAGCGGCACCATCTCCGCCTCTGTGGAATTTGAGTACTTCCCCTACGAGGTGGCGAACCTGTCCCGGACGGGCCTGGAGGTGGTGCGGGAGATCGCGCCGGAGGCGGAGGACTGGGAGATCCAGCGGGAGCTGGGGCTTCTGGACCTGGCAGAGAGATCACTGGAGCTGCCCTTTTCCAGCCTCTCCAACGGGGAGCGGACCAAGGTGCTGCTGGCGGCCATGTTTTTGAAGGAGAATGCCTTCTTGCTGATCGACGAGCCCACCAACCATCTGGACCTGGAGGGACGGCGGAAGCTGGGGAGCTATCTGGCCCGGAAGCGGGGATTTCTGCTGGTATCCCATGACCGGGCGTTCCTGGACCAGTGTGTGGACCATATTCTGGCCATCAACCGGACCAATATTGAGATCCAGCGGGGGAATTTCTCCTCCTGGTGGGAGAACCGCCGGAGGCAGGACGCCTTTGAACTGGCCCGGCAGGAGAAGCTGCAGAAGGACATCGGGCGGCTGACGGAGTCCGCCCGCCGTGCCTCCGGCTGGTCGGACCGGACGGAGAAGAGCAAGTTCGGTGTGGACAAGACCGGGGCCAAGGCAGCGGACCGGGGCTTTGTGGGCCACAAGGCGGCCAAGCTGATGCAGCGGTCCAAATCCATCCAGCGCCGCCGGGAGGAGGCAGTGGAGGAGAAGAAGCAGCTGCTGCAGAACCTGGAGCGGCAGGAGGCGCTGGCGGTTACGCCCCTGCCCTGCCGGACGGGTGCGCGGCTGGCGGAGTTCCGGGACGTAGCCGTGTGCTACAACGGTCGCAGGGTCTGCCGGGAGATCACCTTCGAGGTGCTGGCGGGGGAGCGGATCGCCCTCCAGGGCGCAAACGGCTGCGGCAAGTCCAGCCTGCTGAAGCTGCTGCTGGGGGAAGAGATCCCCCACAGCGGCACGGTGGAGACCATGAGCGGCCTGGTGGTGTCCTATGTCAGCCAGAATACGGACCACCTGCGGGGCAGCCTGACGGAGTTTGTCCGGACCCAGGGTCTGGACGGCAGCCGGTTCCGGACCATCCTGCGGAAGCTGGATGTTCCACGGGAGCAGTTTGAGAAGGACCTGGCAGATTACAGCAGCGGCCAGAAGAAAAAGGTGCTGCTGGCCGCAAGCCTCTGCACACAGGCACACCTGTACGTGTGGGATGAGCCGCTGAACTTTATCGACGTCATCTCCCGGATGCAGGTGGAGGATCTGCTGCTGGCCTGTCGGCCGACCCTGCTGTTCGTGGAGCACGACGCCCGCTTCTGCGACGAGATCGCCACCCGGCGCATCCGGATCCAGAGGGAATGACTCGAAACAAGAAGACGCCCTCCGCAGTTGTGCGGAGGGCGTCCGTTTTCCTTTGTGATTACCAGAGGTCGGGCCAGAATACCTGGCCGTCCTCCGACCGGAAGGGCTCGGGCACCGTGTCCTCTTCCAGCATCCGGGCCCGGATGGCGGCGGAGAGGTCCTCCACTGTGCCGGGGCCGTAGTCGGCAAAGGACGCCGAGTCCATCAAAATGGCGCCCGCCCGGGCCATGTCCTCCAGATTCACCCGCTGGATCTCCTCGGTATGGGAGGAGCAGCAGTCCGTCAGCACCACGGTGTTGTACTCCAGAGCGATGGCGTCATAGCAGGTGGTGCGGATGCAGTTGGGGGTGGTGGTGCCGGTGAGGATCACCGTCCGCACGTCCAGCCGCCGGAGGATCAGGTCCAGCTCCGTCTGGAAAAAGGCGCTCCACCTGGGCTTGATGATGGTGTAGTCCCCGGGCTGGGGGCGCAGGCCCTCCGGTGCCTGGGCGCTGTTGGGACCGGTGGAGGCGGGGCGGCAGGCCCGGCCGCCAGCGACCCAGCCGGGGTAACGGGTCAGCTCCACATCGCTGCCGTCAGCGCGGTAGAGCCGCTTGACAAAGAATACCGGAATGCCCTTGGCCCGGGCCAGCTCCACGGCCCGGACGCAGTTGGGGACCATGGACTGGGCGAAGCGGATCCAGTGTCCGCCCTCCGGATGAACAAAGCCGTTTTCCATATCGATGACCAGCAGGGCGGAGCGGGTGGGATTGGGTTTCATCAGCAGAACCTCCTGTCAGAGTTTTTGAAAAATATGGATGCGAAAGGAGATACGGGTGGTGAGAGACTCCAGGTCCGCCAGACGCTTTGCACCTGTCTTGGGGGTCTTCCAGTAATAGGGCGTCATCTGGAACAGGGCGCGGATGTCTGCCTGGCAGGGGAGGGTGATGGTGCCCTCCACCGGCACGATGGACTGATAGGCGAACCCCTCATAGGGGGTCTCCTTTTCCTCATTGGGATAGGGACGGTCGTAGAGGACCTGCTTCAGCTCCCAGAGGTGGTCCGGTCCGGGCACCACGTAGAGGAAGTGCCCGCCCGGCCTCAGCACTCGCCGGAATTCCTCCAGCGCCAGGGGGGAGAAGCAGTCCAGCAGAATGTCCGCCGCGCCGTCCGCCGCCGGCAGGTGGAAGGAGGAGGCCACAGCCCACGCAATGCCTTTCTCCCGCTTGGCGGCGGATCGGAGAATGGGCTTGGAAATGTCGGTTCCCGCCATCCGGGGGGATTTTCCCGCGGCGGCCAGGGTCCGGAAGATGCCGGAGGTGTAGAATCCCTCGCCGCAGCCCACGTCCCAGATCACCGGCGATTCGCCGGAAAGAGACAAAATCTGACAACAGAGCGTATTGAGAAGCAGGTCATAATACCCCTTGGAGAGGAAATCCCGCCGTGCGGCGGCCATATCCCGGTCATCCCCCGGCGCGGCGGAGTGCTTTTGATTGGGGGGCAGCAGATAGGTGTAGCCCTCCCGGGCGATGTCATAACTGTGTCCGGCCGGGCAGCGATAGGCCCGGTCTCCGCGGTCCAGCGGCGCCCCGCAGACGGGGCAGCGGAAAAGACTTTCCATCACGTGTCCTCGCCCGTCACATCGTTGATCCACTTCCGGCTCCGCAGCCGCAGGATACCCCAGGGGCACTTGCACACATTTTCCGACTGGATGCATAGGCACACCACCGCTACCGGGGCGTTGAACACCAGGGCAGTCAGGAAGGTCAGAGGTACAGCGATGACCCACTGGCAGCTCAGGTCGATGATGGAGGCCATGCGGGAGTCGCCGCCCGCCCGAAGCAGGCCGGTGATGTTGGTGATGTCAAAGGCCTTCAGCGGCAGCATGAAGAGATATACGACGCACATGGTGACGGCGATCTCCAGCGCCAGCCCCTCCAAATGGAACAGAGGATAGAGATAGGGGATGAACACCGTAGGCAGGAGGACCGCCAGGCACACCGACACCACGAGACCCACTCCGAAGGAGACCGTCAGCAGGCAGCAGCCCAGAGAGTAGACCTCCTCCCGGCCGGCGCCCTCACCGATCCGCTTGCCCACAATCACGGCGGTGGCGCCTGCGATGCCGAAGCAGGCCACAGTGGAGAACTTGTCGATGTTGCCCATGATGGCGTGGGCCGCCAGCATATCCGTGCTGATGGCCATGTGGCCCATGACGGCGGTCATAACGCTGACGCCCAGACCCCACAGCACCTCGTTCACCAGAACGGGGGTGGCGTATTTCAGGAAGCTCCGCGCCATGGCCCCGCCGGGCCGCAGCAGCAGGCGGAGCATCAGGGGCACTCGGCGGTAGCGGGGGGCATAGACCGCGACGATCACGAACTCCAGCACCCGGGAGGTCAGGGTGGCAATGGCAGCACCGGTGATCCCCAGCGCAGGCGCGCCGAACTTGCCGAAAATAAGAATGTAGTTCAAGCCCGTGTTGGTCAGCATGGAGATGCCGAAGACGATCATGCCCATGGCGGGATTCTCCGTGCTGCGCTGCATGCCGATGTAGACGGAGCTGATGGTGTTGAAGATATAGCTGAGGCCAACAATCCGGAGATAGGGGGCGCCCAACTCAATGAGCAGGTCGTTGTTGGTCACCAGAGCCATCACATGGAGGGGGAAGAAGAACAGCACAGCGGCCACGGAAACCGCAATGATGAGCCCGGCGTAAAGGCTGACGCCCATACAGCGGTTGATGCTGTCGGTGTCCCCCTTGCCCCAGTACTGGCTGGCCAGGACGGAGAGTCCGCTGAGCAGGCCCAGGATGATGATCTGGAGCAGGTAGATGGGCGTGTTGGCGGCAGTGACAGCGGACAGCTCATTCTGCCCCAGCATACCCACCATGAAGGTGTCCACAAATCCCAGGGAAGTGGTGATGAGATTCTGCAGGATCAGCGGCAGAGCCAGCAAGAACAGCCGCTTGTAGAAGCCGGGCTCCCGATGAAGATGACGAAACATAAAAGACGAAACCTCTTGAAACTGAAAAGTAAAATTGCCTTACAGCATGGGCATCCGCGTGTCGTGGTGGCGCCGCAGGGCGTCCGCACAGGCGTCGATGTCGCCCTTGTCAGTCTCCGGGCCGAAGCTCAGGCGGATCACCCCGCCGGAGACCTTCTTGGATAGCTTCAAGGCCGCGATCACGTGACTGGGCTTGCCCTGATGGCAGGCGGAGCCGGCGGAGATGCAGACGCCCTGGCTGCCCAGGTCATTGACAATATTTTGGCTGGGCCAGCCCACGAGAGAGATGGAGAGGATATGGGGCGCGCCGCCGGGAGCGGAGAGGATTTTCAAGTCGGGGATGGCAGACAGCCGCTCTGCGGCATAGTCCCGGATTTTCGCCATGCAGAGGAGTTTCTCCTCCAAATTTTCCCGCCGCAGCTCCACAGCCCTGGCAAAGCCCGCGATCTGGGCCGTGGCTTCGGTGCCGGCCCGGAGGCCGCCCTCCTGCCCGCCGCCGGCCAGCAGCGGCTTTGGATTCCGGACCCGGGGACCGATGTACAGAGCGCCGATGCCCTTGGGCCCGCCGATCTTGTGGGCGGAGATGGTGAGGAAGTCCGCCCCCAGCGTTTTTGCGGAGCATGGGACCTTCAAAAAGCCTTGGACCGCGTCGGTGTGCAGCAACGTCTGTGGGTTCTTCACCGCCAGGCCCCGGGCGATCTCAGCGATGGGATAGATGTTTCCCAGCTCGTTGTTCACCAGCATGCAGGACACCAGCGCCGTGTCCTGCCGGACGGCGGCGAGGACCTGCTCCGCAGAGAGGGAGCCGTCCTGAGCCGGGACAAGATACGTCACCTCGTATCCCTGCCGCTCCATCCAGCGGCAGGCTTCCAGCACGGCGCTGTGCTCCACTGCGGTGGTAACGATGTGGCGGCCCAGGTGGCGGTTCTGCCAGCAGGCGGCGGTGACAGCCCAGTTGTCCGCCTCCGTGCCGCAGGAGGTGAAGAACAGCTGCTTGGCCCCACAGCCCAGTGCGTCCGCCACGGTCTTCCGCCAGACTTCCACCCGGCGCTTCATCTCCAGCCCCATGGGGTACTGGGAGCTGGGGTTGCCGAACTGTTCGGTGAGCACCTCATACATGGCATCCGCCACCGCCCGGGGAACGGGCGTAGTGGCGGCGTGGTCCAGATAAATCATGAAAAACGATCTCCTTGCAGTTGGGCCTTGCCCAACAGTAAAAATTACAGTATAATCGAAACGCATCAAGTTATTATATAAAGGTTTTGCGGAAAGTGCAAGGAGATTCCATGAAAGTTGCCATCTATACCTTGGGCTGCAAGGTGAACCAATATGAGACTCAGGCCATGGAGCAGGAGCTGCTGGCAAGGGGGCACACGCTCACGGAGTTTTCCGATGAGGCGGATGCCTATATTGTGAACACCTGCTCCGTCACGGCAGTCAGCGACCAGAAGTCCCGGCAGGTGATCCACGGCGTCCAGCGGAAGCACCCCGGCGCCGTGGTGGCGGTGTGCGGCTGCTATCCCCAGACCCACGCGGACGACGTGCGGAAGCTGGGGGTGGACCTGATCTCCGGCACCGGCGACCGGACGGGTTTTATCCGCCTTCTGGAAGAGGCCGCGGCGG
This DNA window, taken from Dysosmobacter welbionis, encodes the following:
- a CDS encoding sensor histidine kinase, which produces MTKRIFRSILGVSLAVLLASLVLIVGVLHGYFQDRVSGELESLAEYIAHGVEENGTDYLTEDLPGSYRITWVDADGTVLFDNRQDPEEMGNHAQREEIREALILGKGHAVRYSDTLSQQTLYAAQRLADGTVLRVSSAQYSVWVLVLQALQPVALMMLLAFILAMALASRVARQLVEPINAIDLNDPAGSETYEELTPLLSKLRSQQRQIQRQMRDLKRRQEEFTAITENMSEGFLVIDQETRVLTYNSAVLRLLYAQVPTEEGESVYALNREAGFRRCVEEALAGRRCEQLLEKDDDCRQIIASPVEQDGQIAGAVLVILDVTEKEQRERLRREFTANVSHELKTPLTSILGTAEILQNGLVKPEDVPHFAGNIHRETERLIGLVNDIIKLSRLDEGGGLGQWETVDLYEEARAVLEQLAPAAQRKQVTTRLQGGEALVRGVPQIVEEIVYNLCDNAIAYNRANGSVTVTVENTAFGPRITVADTGIGIPREAQGRVFERFYRVDKSHSSGGTGLGLSIVKHGAAYLGAQVELHSEPGHGSTFTLTFPKAGA
- the abc-f gene encoding ribosomal protection-like ABC-F family protein, which gives rise to MSMIDVSNLTFGYEGSPELIFDHVGFQIDSGWKLGFTGRNGRGKTTFLRLLQGEYPYSGTISASVEFEYFPYEVANLSRTGLEVVREIAPEAEDWEIQRELGLLDLAERSLELPFSSLSNGERTKVLLAAMFLKENAFLLIDEPTNHLDLEGRRKLGSYLARKRGFLLVSHDRAFLDQCVDHILAINRTNIEIQRGNFSSWWENRRRQDAFELARQEKLQKDIGRLTESARRASGWSDRTEKSKFGVDKTGAKAADRGFVGHKAAKLMQRSKSIQRRREEAVEEKKQLLQNLERQEALAVTPLPCRTGARLAEFRDVAVCYNGRRVCREITFEVLAGERIALQGANGCGKSSLLKLLLGEEIPHSGTVETMSGLVVSYVSQNTDHLRGSLTEFVRTQGLDGSRFRTILRKLDVPREQFEKDLADYSSGQKKKVLLAASLCTQAHLYVWDEPLNFIDVISRMQVEDLLLACRPTLLFVEHDARFCDEIATRRIRIQRE
- a CDS encoding cysteine hydrolase family protein produces the protein MKPNPTRSALLVIDMENGFVHPEGGHWIRFAQSMVPNCVRAVELARAKGIPVFFVKRLYRADGSDVELTRYPGWVAGGRACRPASTGPNSAQAPEGLRPQPGDYTIIKPRWSAFFQTELDLILRRLDVRTVILTGTTTPNCIRTTCYDAIALEYNTVVLTDCCSSHTEEIQRVNLEDMARAGAILMDSASFADYGPGTVEDLSAAIRARMLEEDTVPEPFRSEDGQVFWPDLW
- a CDS encoding putative RNA methyltransferase, encoding MESLFRCPVCGAPLDRGDRAYRCPAGHSYDIAREGYTYLLPPNQKHSAAPGDDRDMAAARRDFLSKGYYDLLLNTLCCQILSLSGESPVIWDVGCGEGFYTSGIFRTLAAAGKSPRMAGTDISKPILRSAAKREKGIAWAVASSFHLPAADGAADILLDCFSPLALEEFRRVLRPGGHFLYVVPGPDHLWELKQVLYDRPYPNEEKETPYEGFAYQSIVPVEGTITLPCQADIRALFQMTPYYWKTPKTGAKRLADLESLTTRISFRIHIFQKL
- a CDS encoding MATE family efflux transporter, which produces MFRHLHREPGFYKRLFLLALPLILQNLITTSLGFVDTFMVGMLGQNELSAVTAANTPIYLLQIIILGLLSGLSVLASQYWGKGDTDSINRCMGVSLYAGLIIAVSVAAVLFFFPLHVMALVTNNDLLIELGAPYLRIVGLSYIFNTISSVYIGMQRSTENPAMGMIVFGISMLTNTGLNYILIFGKFGAPALGITGAAIATLTSRVLEFVIVAVYAPRYRRVPLMLRLLLRPGGAMARSFLKYATPVLVNEVLWGLGVSVMTAVMGHMAISTDMLAAHAIMGNIDKFSTVACFGIAGATAVIVGKRIGEGAGREEVYSLGCCLLTVSFGVGLVVSVCLAVLLPTVFIPYLYPLFHLEGLALEIAVTMCVVYLFMLPLKAFDITNITGLLRAGGDSRMASIIDLSCQWVIAVPLTFLTALVFNAPVAVVCLCIQSENVCKCPWGILRLRSRKWINDVTGEDT